Proteins from a single region of Deltaproteobacteria bacterium:
- a CDS encoding cyclase family protein, producing the protein MRFIDLSTTIATGPDLEITYHDHSEGAKMIESMFKVPSNLLRRGEGWAVEEFTRFSTHGSTHIDAPWHYNSRIQGQPAQTVDELPLEWFFNDGLVLEMKHKADGDPVTVKEVQQELSRIGYTLKPLDIVLVRTGRDEFYGQPDYMFKGCGVTAEATRWLYDQGIRVMGIDAWGWDCPLNRQAKEAVNRQEEGIFWAAHQADVSYSQIERLLNLAPLPSFGFKVACFPLKVKGGSGAPARVVAMLPD; encoded by the coding sequence ATGCGATTCATTGACCTTTCCACCACCATTGCCACCGGGCCTGATCTGGAAATCACCTACCATGATCACTCCGAGGGCGCAAAGATGATCGAGTCCATGTTCAAAGTCCCTTCAAACCTGCTCCGCCGGGGTGAAGGCTGGGCGGTTGAAGAGTTCACTCGCTTTAGCACTCATGGCAGCACACACATTGACGCGCCCTGGCATTATAACAGCCGGATCCAGGGTCAGCCAGCGCAGACAGTGGACGAACTGCCGCTGGAGTGGTTCTTTAATGACGGCCTTGTCCTGGAGATGAAACACAAGGCCGACGGCGATCCGGTCACAGTGAAGGAAGTCCAGCAGGAATTAAGCCGTATCGGTTATACACTGAAACCGCTGGACATTGTCCTGGTGCGCACCGGGCGTGATGAATTTTACGGTCAGCCTGACTATATGTTCAAAGGATGCGGTGTTACCGCCGAAGCGACGCGCTGGCTGTATGACCAGGGTATCCGGGTCATGGGGATTGACGCCTGGGGGTGGGATTGCCCCTTGAATCGGCAGGCAAAGGAGGCCGTGAACAGGCAGGAAGAAGGTATTTTCTGGGCCGCGCATCAGGCGGACGTTTCATACTCCCAGATCGAACGCCTGCTAAACCTGGCGCCCCTGCCTTCCTTTGGTTTCAAGGTGGCCTGCTTCCCCCTCAAGGTCAAGGGCGGCAGCGGCGCACCGGCGCGGGTGGTGGCCATGCTGCCTGATTAA